Proteins from one Flavobacterium sp. N2038 genomic window:
- a CDS encoding S1 RNA-binding domain-containing protein, whose amino-acid sequence MIEIGKYNTLTILRDTKVGLFLGNPEKDPDGIHDILLPNKYVPNKFEIGDELVVFVYLDHEQRPVATTLEPYILLNEFALLRVNYINNVGAFMDWGMEKDILVPFKEQARPMEKGKRYLVYLYKDEKTNRLVASSKTNQFLNNDHLTVEKGEEVDLIVSHITEIGINVIINEQHKGLLYKDEVYDDAIRTGDRMRGYIKNIRPDNKIDVALQVQGYQSIEPNAEKILDELRANRGFLRLNDNSHPEDIKTVLKMSKKTFKKAIGALYKDKLIEIKEDGIYLVKE is encoded by the coding sequence ATGATCGAAATTGGAAAATACAATACACTAACTATATTACGTGATACAAAAGTGGGCTTATTTTTAGGAAATCCTGAAAAAGACCCTGATGGAATACACGACATTTTATTACCAAACAAATACGTTCCGAATAAATTTGAAATAGGCGACGAACTTGTCGTTTTTGTTTATTTGGATCACGAACAACGTCCCGTTGCTACAACACTTGAACCTTATATTTTACTGAATGAATTTGCTCTTTTAAGAGTTAATTACATCAATAATGTTGGTGCTTTTATGGACTGGGGAATGGAGAAAGACATTCTTGTTCCGTTTAAAGAGCAGGCACGTCCAATGGAAAAAGGAAAGCGATACCTTGTTTATCTTTATAAAGACGAAAAAACAAATCGTCTGGTTGCTTCAAGTAAAACAAATCAGTTTTTAAACAATGATCACTTAACTGTTGAGAAAGGGGAAGAAGTAGATTTAATTGTTTCTCATATTACTGAAATTGGTATTAATGTAATTATTAATGAGCAGCATAAAGGTCTTTTGTACAAAGATGAAGTTTATGATGATGCTATAAGAACCGGGGACAGAATGCGCGGTTACATAAAAAATATTCGTCCTGATAATAAAATAGATGTTGCATTACAAGTACAAGGATACCAAAGTATTGAGCCAAATGCAGAAAAGATTTTAGATGAATTAAGAGCCAATCGTGGCTTTTTACGCCTAAATGACAATTCGCATCCGGAAGATATTAAAACGGTATTAAAAATGAGTAAAAAAACCTTTAAAAAAGCCATAGGAGCTTTGTATAAAGACAAACTCATCGAAATTAAAGAAGATGGAATTTATCTTGTAAAAGAATAA
- the hisC gene encoding histidinol-phosphate transaminase, with amino-acid sequence MKFDINTITRENVKSLKPYSSARDEFEDFDTAEMIFLDANENPFQNGVNRYPDPQQNSVKAILAKNNNTKQSQILLGNGSDEVLDLLFRAFCEPKKDNIISLPPTYGMYGVLANINAVENREILLTTDFQPQIEKILKAVDHNTKIIFLCSPNNPTGNSFSDESVIKLLQNFSGLVVIDEAYIDFSEKESWLAEIDTYPNLVITQTLSKAYGLAGIRLGICYASEAVISVLNKIKPPYNVNELTQQRAIERLRDSEKIKQEITSIIKQREELLKVLLEVSFVEKVYPTEANFVLVKVDDANKRYDQLIEKGIVIRNRTTQPLCENCLRFTIGTEEENAVLIKELKLLK; translated from the coding sequence ATGAAATTCGATATAAACACAATTACACGTGAAAACGTAAAATCATTAAAACCATATTCGTCGGCTAGGGATGAATTTGAGGATTTTGATACAGCCGAAATGATTTTTTTGGATGCCAATGAAAATCCGTTTCAAAATGGAGTAAACCGTTATCCGGATCCGCAACAGAATTCGGTTAAAGCAATTTTGGCTAAAAACAATAACACAAAACAAAGTCAGATTTTATTAGGAAATGGAAGTGATGAAGTTTTAGATTTACTTTTTAGAGCTTTTTGCGAACCAAAAAAAGATAATATTATTTCGTTACCGCCAACATACGGGATGTATGGAGTGCTGGCAAACATAAATGCAGTAGAAAACAGAGAAATTCTTTTAACAACTGATTTTCAGCCTCAGATTGAAAAGATTCTGAAAGCAGTAGATCACAATACAAAAATAATCTTTTTATGTTCCCCAAATAACCCAACAGGAAATTCATTTTCTGATGAAAGCGTGATTAAATTACTTCAAAATTTTAGTGGCTTGGTTGTGATTGATGAGGCATATATAGACTTTTCTGAGAAAGAAAGCTGGCTGGCAGAAATTGATACTTACCCAAATTTAGTAATTACACAAACGCTTTCAAAAGCCTATGGTTTGGCCGGAATTCGCTTAGGAATTTGTTACGCTTCAGAAGCTGTAATTTCGGTATTAAATAAAATAAAACCGCCTTACAACGTAAACGAATTAACACAGCAAAGAGCCATTGAACGTTTAAGAGATTCAGAAAAAATAAAACAGGAAATAACCTCTATAATTAAGCAAAGAGAAGAATTACTTAAAGTTTTACTTGAAGTTAGTTTTGTTGAAAAAGTGTATCCAACTGAAGCCAATTTTGTTTTAGTAAAAGTAGATGACGCAAACAAAAGATACGATCAGTTAATCGAGAAAGGAATCGTAATTCGTAACAGAACAACACAGCCATTATGCGAGAACTGTCTTCGTTTTACAATTGGAACAGAAGAAGAAAACGCCGTTTTGATTAAAGAATTGAAGTTGTTAAAATAA
- a CDS encoding DUF2853 family protein produces MSKREELIDKYAKDLKEKCGVIADMDLLTKVTIGCGPAIYNDDASTIAATQQSELDTVKNNFLIKKLGLKNSPELDQALNAVLEKYGKSNKHKYRAVVYYLLTVHFKKESIYK; encoded by the coding sequence ATGAGCAAAAGAGAAGAGTTAATCGACAAATATGCTAAAGATCTAAAAGAAAAATGCGGTGTAATCGCAGATATGGATTTACTAACTAAAGTAACAATTGGCTGTGGACCTGCAATTTATAATGATGACGCATCTACAATCGCTGCCACTCAGCAATCAGAACTGGATACGGTAAAGAATAATTTTCTGATTAAGAAACTTGGCTTAAAGAATAGTCCTGAATTAGATCAGGCATTAAATGCAGTTTTAGAAAAGTATGGTAAATCTAATAAACACAAATACAGAGCAGTTGTCTATTATTTACTTACAGTACATTTTAAAAAAGAGAGTATTTACAAATAG
- the hisF gene encoding imidazole glycerol phosphate synthase subunit HisF: MLAKRIIPCLDIKNGRTVKGVNFVDLRDAGDPVELAEIYSREGADELVFLDISATEERRKTLVNMVRSVAEKINIPFTVGGGISSVEDVEILLNNGADKVSINSSAVKNPQLINDLAQKFGSQCVVVAIDAKQIDGQWIVHLVGGKVPTELNLFDWAVEVAKRGAGEILFTSMDNDGTKNGFANEALAKLSELVNIPIIASGGAGNIQHFVDSFKEGKADAALAASVFHFKEIEIKALKQELKNNNIEVRL; the protein is encoded by the coding sequence ATGTTAGCAAAAAGAATTATACCTTGTTTGGATATAAAAAACGGAAGAACGGTAAAAGGCGTTAATTTCGTTGACTTACGTGATGCTGGAGATCCAGTAGAATTAGCTGAAATTTATTCGAGAGAGGGTGCTGACGAATTGGTCTTTCTGGATATATCTGCAACAGAAGAAAGACGTAAAACACTCGTAAATATGGTACGAAGTGTAGCGGAAAAAATCAATATTCCGTTTACAGTTGGCGGCGGAATTTCGTCTGTAGAAGATGTAGAAATTCTGTTAAATAATGGCGCAGATAAAGTTTCGATTAATTCATCGGCAGTCAAAAATCCACAATTGATTAATGATTTGGCTCAAAAATTCGGCAGCCAGTGTGTTGTTGTTGCAATTGATGCGAAACAAATTGATGGACAATGGATTGTGCATTTGGTTGGAGGAAAAGTACCAACAGAATTAAATCTGTTTGACTGGGCGGTTGAAGTTGCAAAACGAGGCGCAGGTGAAATTTTATTTACTTCTATGGATAATGACGGAACTAAAAATGGTTTTGCAAACGAAGCCTTGGCAAAGCTTTCTGAATTAGTAAATATTCCAATTATTGCTTCGGGAGGTGCCGGAAACATTCAGCATTTTGTAGATTCCTTCAAAGAAGGAAAAGCAGACGCAGCTTTAGCAGCAAGTGTTTTTCACTTTAAAGAAATCGAGATAAAAGCGTTAAAACAAGAATTAAAAAATAACAATATAGAAGTCAGACTTTAG
- the hisH gene encoding imidazole glycerol phosphate synthase subunit HisH, with translation MKIIIINYGAGNIQSIMFAIERLGFKAVLSNNPEEIQSADKVIFPGVGEASSAMIKLRESGLDNLIPQLKQPVLGICLGMQLMCNKTEEGNTVGLGIFDVDVLKFSNNVKVPQMGWNQIYDLKTDLFKGISENEFMYLVHSFYAPKCAEAIATTNYDVEYASALQKDNFYGTQFHPEKSGDVGEKILGNFLKLNSNI, from the coding sequence ATGAAAATAATAATCATAAATTACGGAGCAGGAAATATTCAGAGCATTATGTTTGCTATTGAAAGATTGGGTTTTAAGGCTGTTTTGAGTAATAATCCTGAAGAAATTCAGTCGGCAGATAAAGTTATTTTTCCTGGCGTGGGCGAGGCGAGTTCAGCAATGATTAAACTTCGTGAAAGTGGCCTGGATAACCTGATTCCGCAATTAAAACAACCCGTTTTAGGAATTTGTCTCGGAATGCAGTTAATGTGTAATAAAACCGAAGAAGGAAATACAGTAGGTCTGGGTATTTTTGATGTTGATGTTTTGAAATTTTCAAACAACGTAAAAGTACCACAAATGGGATGGAATCAGATTTATGATTTAAAAACGGATTTGTTTAAAGGAATTTCAGAAAATGAATTCATGTATTTGGTTCACAGTTTTTATGCTCCAAAATGCGCGGAAGCTATTGCAACAACCAATTACGATGTTGAATATGCATCGGCTTTGCAAAAAGATAATTTCTACGGAACTCAGTTTCACCCAGAGAAAAGCGGTGATGTTGGGGAGAAAATACTAGGGAACTTTCTTAAATTAAATTCCAATATTTAA
- the menD gene encoding 2-succinyl-5-enolpyruvyl-6-hydroxy-3-cyclohexene-1-carboxylic-acid synthase, protein MIYPKIALAQSIIEICLAKGITNIIISPGSRNAPLTIGFAQHPNFTCYSIADERCAAFFALGIAQQTQKPTAVVCTSGSALLNYYPAVAEAFYSQIPLIVISADRPQSKIDIGDGQTIRQENVFKNHSVYNANLTEEASDENDLKINKAIETSILQKGPVHINAPFEEPLYETTDTLLVQPRITEIKETIGTKTIENEAEFISIWNNAKRKLILVGVNEVNNVDEKVIEKLAAHQSVVVLTETTSNLHHPSFINSIDTLITPFDDHDFNAFQPEVLVTFGGMIVSKRIKAFLRKYKPLHHWHIDTLRAYDTFSALTKHFVMHPNDFFTELLSKTKSIESDYFAKISKIYHLRTTKRAEYLEKTAFSDFKVFEKVIETLPKNSQLQISNSSAIRYAQLIDIDPSIEVFCNRGTSGIDGSTSTAIGAAVGNSKPTVFITGDIGFLYDSNALWNSYIPKNFKIILVNNGGGGIFRILPGHQEKPVFNTYFETSHDLTAEHLANMYKLKYFTAKDLESLEVSLNGFYAEHDSPCILEVFTPTHKNDVILKEYFKELNEIVS, encoded by the coding sequence ATGATTTACCCCAAAATAGCGCTTGCACAAAGCATTATCGAAATTTGTTTAGCAAAAGGAATCACCAATATTATAATTTCTCCAGGTTCAAGAAACGCACCTTTAACCATTGGTTTTGCACAACACCCAAACTTCACATGCTATAGTATTGCTGACGAACGGTGTGCAGCATTTTTTGCTTTGGGAATCGCACAACAAACTCAAAAACCAACAGCAGTTGTTTGTACTTCAGGATCTGCTTTACTAAATTATTATCCGGCTGTAGCAGAAGCATTTTACAGTCAGATTCCGTTAATTGTGATATCAGCAGATCGTCCTCAAAGTAAAATTGATATTGGAGACGGGCAAACCATTCGTCAGGAAAATGTTTTTAAAAATCATTCTGTTTATAATGCTAATTTAACGGAAGAAGCTTCCGACGAAAATGATCTAAAAATCAATAAAGCAATTGAGACTTCTATTCTTCAGAAAGGTCCGGTTCATATTAATGCACCATTTGAAGAACCTCTATATGAAACAACCGACACTCTTTTGGTTCAGCCAAGAATTACAGAAATAAAAGAAACAATCGGGACCAAAACTATTGAAAACGAGGCCGAATTTATTTCGATTTGGAATAATGCCAAACGAAAACTAATTCTGGTTGGTGTAAATGAAGTGAATAATGTAGACGAGAAAGTTATAGAGAAGCTTGCTGCGCATCAATCTGTTGTTGTATTAACAGAAACAACATCAAATTTGCATCATCCGAGCTTTATTAACAGTATTGATACTCTGATAACTCCTTTTGACGATCATGATTTCAATGCCTTTCAGCCTGAAGTTTTAGTAACATTTGGCGGAATGATTGTTTCAAAAAGAATCAAAGCTTTTTTACGTAAATATAAACCATTACACCATTGGCATATTGATACTTTGCGTGCCTATGACACTTTTAGTGCATTAACGAAGCATTTTGTAATGCATCCAAATGATTTCTTTACCGAATTGTTGTCTAAAACAAAAAGTATTGAAAGTGATTATTTTGCTAAAATCAGTAAAATCTATCATCTTAGAACTACAAAGAGAGCAGAATATTTAGAAAAAACTGCTTTTTCAGATTTTAAAGTCTTTGAGAAAGTTATAGAAACTCTTCCAAAAAACAGTCAATTGCAAATAAGTAATAGTTCTGCTATTCGATATGCACAATTAATAGATATTGATCCGTCGATCGAAGTATTTTGCAATAGAGGAACCAGTGGTATCGACGGTAGCACTTCTACGGCAATTGGGGCTGCAGTTGGAAACTCAAAACCAACTGTATTTATTACAGGAGATATTGGCTTTTTGTATGATAGTAATGCTTTATGGAACTCTTATATTCCAAAAAACTTCAAAATTATTTTAGTTAATAATGGAGGTGGTGGTATTTTCAGGATTTTGCCAGGACACCAGGAAAAACCTGTTTTTAATACCTATTTTGAAACTTCTCATGATTTAACTGCAGAGCATTTGGCCAATATGTATAAACTAAAGTATTTCACGGCTAAAGATTTAGAATCTTTAGAGGTTAGTTTAAATGGTTTTTATGCTGAGCATGATTCTCCTTGTATACTGGAAGTTTTTACACCAACCCACAAAAACGATGTTATTTTGAAGGAATACTTTAAAGAGTTAAATGAAATTGTAAGTTAA
- the hisA gene encoding 1-(5-phosphoribosyl)-5-[(5-phosphoribosylamino)methylideneamino]imidazole-4-carboxamide isomerase: MRIIPAIDIIDGKCVRLSKGDYDTKIIYNENPLEVAKSFEAHGIEYLHLVDLDGAKSSKIVNYKILEQIASQTSLKIDFGGGLKSDDDLRIAFESGANQITGGSIAVKNRAIFEKWISEYGSEKIILGADAKDEKIAVSGWLEDSDEELIPFIQDYQSKGIQYVICTDIAKDGMLQGPSFDLYSKILAEASGVKLIASGGISTFDELPKLAEAGCEGTIIGKAIYEGRITLKQLENYIIRK, from the coding sequence ATGAGAATAATACCAGCCATAGATATCATTGACGGAAAATGCGTTCGTTTGTCCAAAGGGGATTATGATACCAAAATAATTTACAACGAAAACCCGCTTGAAGTAGCAAAATCATTTGAAGCGCACGGAATTGAATATCTGCATTTAGTAGATCTTGACGGCGCAAAATCAAGCAAAATTGTCAATTATAAAATATTAGAACAAATTGCGTCACAAACCAGTTTAAAAATAGACTTTGGGGGTGGATTAAAATCGGATGATGATTTGAGAATTGCTTTCGAAAGTGGTGCAAACCAAATTACCGGCGGAAGTATTGCAGTAAAAAACAGAGCAATTTTTGAAAAATGGATTTCTGAATATGGTTCTGAAAAGATCATTTTGGGAGCTGATGCAAAAGACGAAAAAATTGCTGTTTCAGGCTGGTTAGAAGATTCAGATGAAGAATTAATCCCATTTATTCAGGATTATCAAAGTAAAGGGATTCAGTATGTAATTTGTACTGATATAGCAAAAGACGGAATGCTTCAAGGCCCAAGTTTTGATTTATACAGCAAAATTTTAGCCGAAGCAAGCGGCGTAAAGTTAATTGCTTCAGGCGGAATTTCAACTTTCGATGAATTACCAAAATTAGCCGAAGCAGGCTGCGAAGGAACAATCATTGGGAAAGCAATTTACGAAGGAAGAATTACCTTAAAACAACTGGAAAACTACATAATTAGAAAATGA
- a CDS encoding thiol-disulfide oxidoreductase DCC family protein, giving the protein MQNLPLNKKIILFDGICNLCDSAVQFIIKNDKKDLFRFVALQSDLGKEICNYIGVDQSKIDSIILYHPGVAYYYKSSAVIEIAEDLGGIYSVLSICKIFPEKLRNIIYNYIAKNRYKWYGKKESCMIPTPELKAKFL; this is encoded by the coding sequence ATGCAAAATCTTCCTTTAAACAAAAAAATAATCCTCTTTGATGGCATTTGCAATTTATGCGACAGTGCTGTCCAATTTATTATAAAAAATGATAAAAAAGACCTGTTTAGATTTGTAGCACTACAATCTGATTTAGGAAAAGAAATATGCAATTATATTGGGGTAGATCAAAGCAAAATAGACAGTATTATTTTGTATCATCCCGGTGTTGCTTATTATTACAAATCGTCGGCAGTTATTGAAATTGCTGAAGATCTTGGTGGTATTTATAGTGTTCTCTCTATATGTAAAATTTTTCCGGAAAAACTTCGCAATATCATTTATAATTATATTGCTAAAAATCGCTACAAGTGGTACGGAAAAAAAGAAAGTTGTATGATTCCAACTCCGGAATTAAAGGCTAAGTTTTTGTAG
- a CDS encoding GNAT family N-acetyltransferase: MEVKLRPATTNDLEKILEIVNHSILHTTANYSYEVQTLDVQTKWFEDKKAKNLPIVIADLDSEVVGFGSYGQFREKIGYQYTVEHSVYVVDHVIGKGIGSQLLTELIRLAKEQGYHVMIGAIDADNAGSIAFHERFGFVATGTIREVGYKFDHWLDLVFMQLILK, from the coding sequence ATGGAAGTAAAGCTAAGACCGGCAACTACTAATGATTTAGAAAAAATTCTTGAAATAGTAAATCATTCTATTTTGCATACCACTGCAAATTATAGTTATGAGGTTCAGACTCTTGATGTGCAAACGAAATGGTTTGAAGATAAAAAAGCTAAAAATCTTCCCATAGTGATAGCAGACTTAGATAGTGAAGTGGTTGGTTTTGGAAGTTACGGTCAGTTTCGTGAAAAAATTGGTTATCAATATACTGTGGAACACTCTGTATATGTAGTTGATCATGTAATTGGTAAAGGAATTGGTTCTCAATTATTAACCGAATTGATTCGCCTGGCTAAAGAACAGGGATATCATGTTATGATTGGCGCTATCGATGCCGATAATGCCGGAAGTATTGCTTTTCATGAACGTTTTGGTTTTGTTGCCACAGGTACAATTCGCGAAGTGGGTTACAAATTTGATCATTGGCTTGATTTAGTTTTTATGCAATTGATTTTGAAGTAG
- the hisB gene encoding bifunctional histidinol-phosphatase/imidazoleglycerol-phosphate dehydratase HisB, translating into MKKVLFIDRDGTIVLEPENLQLDSLDKLEFYPKAFQYLAKIANELDYELAMVTNQDGLGTDSFPEDTFWPTQNFILRAFENEGVIFDEIFVDRTFPEENAPTRKPRTGMLTKYLNNPEYDLANSFVLGDRLTDVELAKNLGAKAIFMNNTDGFGSNEISLKREELNETIALQTMDWKTIYEFLKLEARSASITRKTNETDIYINLNLDGTGKSKIETGIAFFDHMLDQIARHGQMDLEILVKGDLEVDEHHTIEDTAIALGEVFAKALGNKLGIERYGFCLPMDDCLAQAAIDFGGRNWLVWETEFKREMVGKMPTEMFYHFFKSFTDGAKANLNIKAEGTNEHHKIEAIFKAFAKAIKVAVKRDTEKMILPSTKGML; encoded by the coding sequence ATGAAAAAAGTACTTTTTATCGATCGTGACGGAACGATCGTTTTAGAACCTGAAAATTTACAATTGGATAGTTTGGATAAATTGGAATTTTATCCAAAAGCGTTTCAATATCTGGCTAAAATTGCCAATGAATTAGATTACGAATTAGCAATGGTAACCAATCAGGACGGACTTGGAACAGATAGTTTTCCTGAAGATACGTTTTGGCCAACGCAAAATTTTATTCTAAGAGCTTTTGAAAATGAAGGAGTAATATTTGATGAAATTTTTGTAGACCGAACTTTTCCGGAAGAAAATGCGCCAACACGCAAACCAAGAACGGGAATGTTGACAAAATATTTAAATAATCCGGAGTATGATCTGGCAAACTCATTTGTTTTAGGTGATCGTTTAACCGATGTTGAGCTTGCTAAAAATCTTGGTGCAAAAGCCATTTTCATGAATAATACTGATGGATTTGGAAGTAATGAAATTTCGTTAAAACGGGAAGAATTAAACGAAACGATAGCTTTGCAAACCATGGACTGGAAAACGATTTACGAGTTTTTGAAATTAGAAGCGCGTTCGGCATCCATTACACGCAAAACAAACGAAACGGATATTTACATCAATTTGAATCTTGATGGAACCGGAAAAAGTAAAATTGAAACCGGAATTGCGTTTTTCGATCACATGTTAGATCAAATTGCACGTCACGGTCAAATGGATCTTGAAATTCTTGTAAAAGGTGACTTAGAAGTCGATGAACACCACACCATCGAAGATACAGCAATTGCTTTAGGTGAAGTTTTTGCAAAAGCATTAGGAAATAAATTAGGAATCGAGCGTTACGGATTCTGTCTGCCTATGGATGATTGTTTGGCACAGGCAGCAATTGACTTTGGAGGAAGAAACTGGCTGGTTTGGGAAACTGAATTTAAACGTGAAATGGTGGGTAAAATGCCAACAGAAATGTTCTATCACTTCTTTAAATCGTTTACAGACGGAGCAAAAGCCAATTTAAACATAAAAGCAGAAGGAACTAACGAGCATCACAAAATAGAGGCAATCTTTAAAGCTTTCGCAAAAGCGATAAAAGTAGCAGTAAAAAGAGATACAGAAAAAATGATTTTGCCTTCGACAAAGGGAATGCTTTAA
- the hisIE gene encoding bifunctional phosphoribosyl-AMP cyclohydrolase/phosphoribosyl-ATP diphosphatase HisIE → MDIDIKSANGLIPAIIQDSETKNVLMLGYMNEESLQKTIETQKVTFFSRSKQRLWTKGEESGNFLNLVSIKNDCDGDTLLIQAKPVGPTCHTGADTCWQEPNTANYGFISQLEETIKTRRENADSEKSYVASLFEKGINKIAQKVGEEAVEVVIEAKDDNDDLFLSESADLLFHYLILLQAKGFQLNDVIEVLKKRQK, encoded by the coding sequence ATGGACATAGATATCAAAAGCGCAAACGGATTAATTCCGGCTATAATTCAGGATTCAGAAACTAAAAATGTTTTAATGCTGGGGTATATGAACGAAGAATCGCTTCAAAAAACAATTGAAACTCAAAAAGTAACTTTCTTTAGTCGTTCTAAACAAAGACTTTGGACAAAAGGGGAGGAGAGCGGTAACTTTTTAAATCTGGTAAGCATCAAAAATGACTGTGACGGTGATACACTTTTGATTCAGGCAAAACCTGTAGGCCCAACATGTCACACAGGTGCAGATACTTGCTGGCAGGAACCAAATACGGCTAATTATGGATTTATTTCTCAATTAGAAGAGACTATCAAAACCAGAAGAGAAAATGCTGATTCTGAGAAAAGTTATGTGGCTTCTTTATTTGAAAAAGGGATCAATAAAATTGCGCAAAAAGTAGGAGAGGAAGCTGTAGAAGTTGTTATCGAAGCCAAAGATGATAATGACGATCTATTCCTTAGCGAAAGCGCCGATTTATTATTTCATTATCTGATTTTATTACAGGCAAAAGGTTTTCAGTTAAATGACGTTATTGAAGTGCTAAAAAAACGTCAGAAGTAA
- a CDS encoding thioredoxin family protein yields MRFLYIFFFIISFQSIKSQNQFVPEDIPYQKVLETAKLQGKPLFVMLYADWCPHCNLMKKEVFSDPKVIEFLKKNYVCTWKNIEKEEGITLKNKFNTKSLPTFLFIDPANETLLYALKGEMKTPEFLTEANNALNPKLQLPYLEKIFLDDPSNSDKFFTYLNTLKKGKDRTDLSIPTHTYLNTQSDAQLVSETNWRVIANGVTDIKSREFQYVLNHQKEFAAVASQNRVDRKIESIVTELLRPLVDNLDTVNYYKQREVAKSIRLQKTDSLVFKFDLTLAERTEKWQFYKSVTLEDTQKLVWNDASFLKDIGNTYLKHIKDTESLKKSIFWVKHSIELNDSYDGNLLLARLYNKIKDKKLALQYAKDAKEICTEMTWSTKEVDTLLAELNTK; encoded by the coding sequence ATGCGTTTCTTATATATATTCTTTTTTATAATATCTTTTCAATCTATAAAGTCACAGAATCAATTTGTGCCTGAAGATATTCCTTATCAGAAAGTTTTGGAAACTGCCAAATTACAAGGAAAGCCTCTTTTTGTGATGCTTTATGCCGATTGGTGTCCGCATTGCAATTTAATGAAGAAAGAGGTTTTTAGTGATCCGAAAGTTATAGAGTTTTTAAAGAAAAACTATGTTTGCACCTGGAAGAATATTGAAAAAGAAGAAGGAATTACGCTTAAGAATAAATTCAATACCAAATCATTGCCTACGTTTTTATTTATTGATCCTGCTAATGAAACACTTTTGTATGCTTTAAAAGGAGAAATGAAAACACCTGAATTTTTGACTGAAGCTAATAATGCCTTAAATCCCAAATTGCAGCTTCCATATTTAGAAAAAATATTTCTGGATGATCCATCCAATTCAGACAAGTTTTTTACCTATTTGAATACGCTAAAAAAAGGAAAAGACAGAACAGATTTATCTATACCAACACATACATATTTAAACACACAATCAGATGCACAATTGGTTAGCGAAACCAATTGGCGTGTTATAGCAAATGGCGTAACAGATATTAAATCACGTGAATTTCAATATGTTTTAAATCATCAAAAGGAATTTGCTGCTGTAGCTTCGCAAAACCGTGTTGATCGTAAAATAGAAAGTATTGTGACAGAATTACTTCGTCCTTTGGTTGATAATCTGGACACTGTAAACTATTACAAACAAAGAGAGGTTGCAAAATCTATTCGTTTGCAAAAAACAGATTCACTGGTTTTTAAATTTGATTTAACTCTTGCTGAAAGAACTGAAAAATGGCAATTTTATAAATCAGTAACTCTTGAGGATACTCAAAAGTTAGTTTGGAATGATGCGAGTTTTCTGAAAGACATTGGAAATACCTATCTTAAACACATAAAAGACACAGAAAGCCTGAAAAAGTCCATTTTTTGGGTGAAACATTCCATAGAGTTAAATGATTCTTATGATGGAAATTTATTACTGGCCCGGCTTTATAATAAAATAAAGGACAAGAAACTGGCCTTGCAGTATGCAAAAGACGCCAAAGAGATTTGCACCGAAATGACCTGGAGTACAAAAGAAGTTGATACTTTGTTGGCCGAATTAAATACTAAATAA